The genomic DNA CTTGATAATTCGCTGCACTGTTGATATTTCGCTAGCTTTGCCGATACCTTTGCTTCGCAACCAAGGAGGCATTGCTTCAATTTGCGATCGCATTTCAGACACGGCTTGAGAGTTTGCTTGAGTGGAATTAGCTTCGGACAGCATATAGGATGAGCGTTTATACTTACAATCTAAGCGATCGGTACTAACAGGTAGTGAGACACCAGCAGGAAAGCCTATTAACTACTACCTACTACTCATTACCAGCCTTAACGATATAACTAGCTACTTACGTTATACAAAAACCCCTGCCTAAAATTGTAGAGCTTTGGCTAAACTGGCATTATGGTAAGAGGCCAGTTCTTATCGTTCCCTGTTGGATCGAAATAGTATGCTAAGTTCGGTAGTTGGTGACCAAGAGTTAACACTTCCGGGTAAGCTAAAAGGGACATCAACCTCCCAAACCATACTAGATGTAGCATACAGATGGTGCTGGAATTGGTATCCCATTTCAACTTTATATAGTCCCTGCTAGAGGAATCGGTCGTGCCTAACAAAATCCTCGTTATTGACGACAGCGGAGTGATCCGGAAAACCGTAAAAGATATGTTACCTGCGGGTAAATTTGAGATCGTCGAAGCCAAAGACGGTGTAGAAGGTCTTAACTTAATCCGCAAGGAACGGCCTAATTGGATTATGTTAGATTTTATCCTGCCTAAAAAGAGTGGCTGGGATGTTTATCAAGAAATTGAACAACATCCAGATCTGCAAAAAATACCTTTGGTAGTGATGTCAGGGCGCAAAGAAGAAGTCACCGGAAAAATACCCGAACCTTCTTTCGAGTATATTGAATTTCTGGTTAAGCCCTTCGACCAAAAGCAACTAATGGGTGCCCTCAAGTCTGCATTGGATAAATCGAAGAAACCACGAGCAGCTGGAGCAAAAGCGCCAGCCGCCGCCCCAGCTACAGCGCCAGCCGCCGCCACAGTCGGAGT from Leptolyngbyaceae cyanobacterium includes the following:
- a CDS encoding response regulator translates to MPNKILVIDDSGVIRKTVKDMLPAGKFEIVEAKDGVEGLNLIRKERPNWIMLDFILPKKSGWDVYQEIEQHPDLQKIPLVVMSGRKEEVTGKIPEPSFEYIEFLVKPFDQKQLMGALKSALDKSKKPRAAGAKAPAAAPATAPAAATVGVGGADIQALKEQMAKMQAEIDALKKQNAQIMTALKQLMKK